A portion of the Oxynema aestuarii AP17 genome contains these proteins:
- a CDS encoding tetratricopeptide repeat-containing sulfotransferase family protein, whose product MSDLLDNRQITHYQKALLIKPDNPQVHYKLGKIWEKLEQWEKASDCYLQVISLYRESSQIKDIFAKAYIQLIEIREKCPIDQAIRIYRKFVDKYPDFLIAHVGLGDLLTQQGNLAAAIFCYKNTSYQQLLGSHPEFVKNYWHPDNPRQPHFLIIGIGKGGTSSLYRYLGKHPQILPAIKKETFFFTENISQGLDWYLAHFPPIPKDADFLTGEATPWYLVSFDVEKQVAKLFPNIKIIILLRNPVFRSFSQYQMQRRLGKEHRSFSEVISSEMAAINKLSSLGNADGTYWQTEKGCLLFSLYVYFIEKWMAVFPREQFLILKSEDFYANPAVTLTQVFEFFGVPDYPLPEYPNYNPGSYNPISDNLRQRLADFFRPHNQKLEQYLGMKFNWN is encoded by the coding sequence ATGTCCGACTTACTCGATAATCGCCAAATTACCCATTATCAAAAAGCCCTGCTGATTAAGCCCGATAATCCTCAAGTACACTATAAATTAGGGAAAATCTGGGAAAAATTAGAACAGTGGGAAAAGGCGAGCGATTGTTATCTACAAGTGATTTCTCTTTACAGAGAATCTAGTCAAATCAAAGATATTTTTGCTAAAGCTTATATCCAATTAATCGAGATTAGGGAAAAATGTCCGATAGACCAAGCAATTCGGATATACCGTAAATTCGTTGATAAGTACCCAGATTTTTTAATTGCCCATGTTGGTTTGGGGGACTTATTAACTCAACAAGGAAACTTAGCAGCGGCTATATTTTGTTACAAAAATACAAGTTATCAGCAGCTTTTAGGTTCTCATCCTGAGTTTGTCAAAAATTATTGGCATCCTGACAATCCCCGTCAGCCTCATTTTTTAATTATTGGCATTGGCAAAGGCGGAACCAGTTCGCTTTATCGTTACCTAGGAAAGCATCCGCAAATTTTGCCAGCCATTAAAAAAGAAACATTCTTTTTCACCGAAAACATCTCTCAAGGGTTAGACTGGTATTTAGCACATTTCCCACCTATTCCTAAAGACGCTGATTTTTTGACAGGAGAAGCGACTCCTTGGTATCTAGTCAGTTTCGACGTTGAGAAACAAGTTGCTAAGTTATTTCCGAATATTAAAATAATCATCTTGTTGAGAAATCCCGTATTTCGGTCATTCTCTCAATATCAAATGCAACGGAGACTGGGAAAAGAGCATCGGTCATTTTCTGAGGTCATTTCTTCGGAGATGGCAGCGATAAACAAGTTATCATCTCTGGGAAATGCTGATGGCACCTACTGGCAGACAGAAAAAGGTTGTTTATTATTTAGCCTATACGTTTACTTTATTGAGAAATGGATGGCTGTATTTCCCAGGGAACAGTTTTTAATTTTAAAGAGTGAAGACTTTTATGCCAATCCAGCAGTGACCCTGACCCAAGTGTTTGAGTTTTTCGGAGTGCCGGATTATCCCCTACCAGAATATCCAAATTATAATCCGGGGTCGTACAATCCCATCAGTGATAATTTGCGGCAGAGGTTAGCCGATTTTTTCCGACCCCACAATCAGAAGTTAGAGCAATATTTGGGGATGAAATTTAATTGGAATTAA